In Musa acuminata AAA Group cultivar baxijiao chromosome BXJ2-3, Cavendish_Baxijiao_AAA, whole genome shotgun sequence, the following proteins share a genomic window:
- the LOC135607164 gene encoding protein LURP-one-related 8-like — MTKVHPHATAAEEPPRPESPRAGGGRAAAEATVLTVWRKSLLFNGNGFTVFDSKGHLVFRVDNYSSGSRDCIVLMDAAGKPLLTIRRKKLSLGEHWRIYDGEETINPRFAVKKKHTGLLHSKGLARVTPCASGTESRLAYDAEGSYSRRCCAIYDSRRRQLAEIQKKESAQGISLGLDVFRLVVEPELDAAFAMAMVILLEQMFGSRGSLLRG; from the exons ATGACGAAGGTCCACCCCCACGCCACGGCGGCGGAGGAGCCGCCCAGGCCTGAATCGCCCCGCGCCGGCGGAGGGAGGGCAGCAGCGGAGGCGACGGTGCTGACGGTGTGGCGGAAGTCGCTTCTCTTCAACGGGAATGGGTTCACGGTGTTCGACTCCAAGGGGCACTTGGTGTTCCGGGTGGACAACTACTCCTCAGGGAGTAGGGATTGCATCGTTCTTATGGACGCCGCCGGGAAGCCGCTGCTCACCATCCGGCGAAAG AAGCTGAGTCTGGGAGAGCACTGGCGAATCTATGATGGCGAGGAGACTATCAACCCCAGGTTTGCGGTCAAGAAGAAGCACACGGGCCTCCTGCACTCGAAGGGACTGGCGCGAGTGACCCCATGCGCGTCGGGGACCGAGTCGCGCCTTGCCTACGACGCCGAGGGCTCCTACTCACGGCGGTGCTGTGCCATCTACGACAGCAGGAGACGGCAACTGGCAGAGATCCAGAAAAAGGAGTCCGCTCAAGGCATATCCCTTGGCCTCGATGTCTTCCGCCTGGTGGTGGAGCCGGAGCTCGATGCAGCATTCGCGATGGCCATGGTGATACTCCTGGAGCAGATGTTTGGATCCAGAGGGTCACTGCTTAGAGGTTGA